The following proteins are co-located in the Colletotrichum lupini chromosome 4, complete sequence genome:
- a CDS encoding glycosyl hydrolase family 47 codes for MGTSPNRRSRHSPTRPKAAGSAGRDSRISLHLSSERKNSLRRRIRNVLIGIFVSAVLVACLRGYFSGDALGYMQYSPQAQFVDWCDRREEVRDAFLTSWNAYKKHAWGNDVFHPMSKRGENMSPKGLGWIIVDSLDTMMLINLTQPLADARRWLHRSLTWDQNQDVNTFETTIRMLGGLLSAYYLSTQLPHVASKRDSVYLSKAIDLADRLMVAFDSNSGIPYASVNIGKREGIASHADGGASSTAEAATVQLEMKYLSHLTGNDVYWKKAERVMKVLDDQKMEGGLPPIFVHPSHGQFTTREIRLGSRGDSYYEYLAKQYLQTGESIYRDMWDDALGGIARHLVTTTRNAALKFVAELPTGVGGPLSPKMDHLVCFLPGTIAMAATEGRPLAQARRDPGWTAQHEDDIELSIEIMNTCWGMYAVTDTGLAPEITWFNATEADLQPGPGDRWLRKESSVLSKWKKDFIIKPLDAHNLQRPETVESLFMMYRITGNAMYREWGWKIFQSFQKHTLVPDGEGYTSMNDVRTVPASTRDNMESFWLAETLKGRLQHRGSSFSKVYAKEFFKDWLGKATAMIAIQTVFGARDDPCQKNASSATEGLNGCSTFLTLQHSHIYHANLPNHRLIEIDILIDVCDHKIT; via the exons ATGGGCACCTCACCGAACCGACGAAGTCGGCACTCACCCACACGACCCAAGGCCGCTGGTTCGGCCGGTCGTGATTCTCGGATTTCTTTGCACTTGTCCAGCGAGAGAAAGAATTCATTGAGACGGAGGATACGTAATGTCCTCATTGGCATATTTGTCTCCGCAGTTCTTGTCGCATGCCTTAGAGGATATTTCTCTGGTGATGCTCTGGGATACATGCAGTACAGCCCACAAGCCCAATTCGTCGACTGGTGTGACAGAAGAGAGGAAGTGAGAGATGCGTTTCTGACGAGCTGGAATGCTTACAAGAAACACGCATGGG GTAACGATGTCTTTCATCCTATGTCCAAGAGAGGAGAAAACATGTCTCCCAAGGGCCTAGGCTGGATCATCGTCGACAGCTTGGACACAATGATGCTCATAAATTTGACCCAGCCCCTCGCTGACGCCAGGAGATGGCTGCACCGCAGCCTCACTTGGGACCAAAACCAAGACGTAAACACCTTTGAGACCACGATCCGTATGCTGGGCGGCCTTCTATCGGCATACTATCTCTCAACCCAGCTGCCGCATGTCGCATCCAAAAGAGACTCTGTTTATCTCTCGAAGGCGATCGACCTGGCGGACCGGCTCATGGTGGCGTTTGACTCCAACTCTGGGATCCCGTATGCGAGCGTCAACATCGGTAAGAGGGAGGGCATCGCCTCGCATGCGGATGGTGGGGCTTCGTCCACGGCTGAGGCTGCGACTGTACAGCTTGAGATGAAGTATCTTTCCCACTTGACTGGAAATGACGTTTACTGGAAAAAAGCAGAGCGCGTCATGAAGGTGCTGGATGACCAGAAGATGGAGGGTGGACTACCTCCCATCTTTGTGCATCCGAGCCACGGACAGTTCACGACGAGGGAGATTCGGCTCGGAAGTCGAGGTGACTCGTACTATG AGTATCTTGCGAAGCAGTACCTCCAGACAGGCGAATCCATCTACCGCGACATGTGGGATGACGCCTTGGGCGGCATCGCGAGACACCTCGTCACGACAACGCGGAACGCAGCACTGAAGTTCGTTGCAGAGCTTCCGACCGGCGTGGGAGGACCGCTATCTCCCAAGATGGACCATCTCGTCTGCTTTCTTCCGGGCACAATCGCCATGGCT GCAACAGAAGGGCGGCCTCTTGCGCAAGCCCGTCGTGACCCGGGCTGGACGGCTCAGCACGAAGACGACATTGAACTCTCGATCGAGATCATGAACACCTGCTGGGGCATGTATGCCGTCACTGACACTGGTCTCGCCCCCGAGATTACGTGGTTCAACGCCACAGAAGCAGACTTACAGCCCGGACCTGGCGACAGGTGGTTACGTAAAGAAAGCAGTG TACTGTCGAAGTGGAAAAAGGACTTCATCATCAAGCCCCTCGACGCTCACAACCTGCAAAGACCCGAGACGGTAGAGAGTCTGTTCATGATGTACCGCATCACTGGCAATGCCATGTACCGAGAATGGGGCTGGAAGATTTTCCAATCGTTCCAGAAGCATACTTTGGTGCCCGACGGAGAGGGGTATACTAGTATGAATGATGTACGGACGGTGCCCGCTTCGACGAGGGATAATATGGAGAGTTTCTGGCTG GCTGAGACTCTGAA AGGTCGTCTTCAACACAGAGGCTCATCCTTTTCCAAGGTTTACGCCAAGGAGTTCTTTAAAGACTGGCTGGGAAAGGCTACCGCGATGATAGCCATTCAAACAGTCTTTGGAGCTAGG GATGACCCTTGCCAAAAGAATGCAAGCTCCGCCACCGAGGG TCTGAACGGATGCTCCACCTTCTTGACCTTGCAACATTCTCACATCTATCATGCTAATTTGCCCAATCACAGACTCATAGAAATAGACATTT TGATAGACGTCTGTGATCACAAGATTACCTGA